The genomic interval cacaatgtttGAGTCTCTCAACAATTTATTTGtgtgatacagctgcaaataagcatttgaacacctgtctatcagctagaattctgaccctcaaagacctgttagtctgcctttaaaatgtccacctccactccatttattatcctaaattagatgcacctgtttgaggtcgttagctgcataaagacacctgtccaccccatacaatcagtaagaatccaactactaacatggccaagaccaaagagctgtccaaagacactagagacaaaattgtacacctccacaagccTGGAAAGGGCTACGAGGAAATTGCCAgccagcttggtgaaaaaaggtccactgttggagcaatcattagaatatggaagaagctaaacatgactgtcaatctccctcggactggggctccatgcaagatctcacctcgtggggtctcaatgatcctaagaaaggtgagaaatcagcccagaactacacgggaggagctggtcaatgacctgaaaagagctgggaccaccgtttccaaggttactgttggtaatacactaagacgtcatggtttgaaatcatgcatggcacggaaggttcccctgcttaaaccagcacatgtccaggcccgtcttaagtttgccaatgaccatttggataatccagaggagtcataggagaaagtcatgtggtcagatgagaccaaaatagaactttttgatCATAATttcactaaacgtgtttggaggaagaagaatgatgagtaccatccaaagaacaccatccctactgtaaAGCATGGGGgtgtagcatcatgctttgggggtgtttttctgcacatgggacagggtgactgcactgtattaaggagaggatgaccggggacatgtattgcgagattttggggaacaatctccttccctcagttagagcattgaagatgggtcgaggctgggtcttccaacatgacaatgacccgaagcacacagccaggataaccaaggattggctctgtaagaagcatatcaaggttctggtgtggcctagccagtctccagacctaaacccaaaagagaatctttggagggagctcaaactccgtgtttctcagaaatctgactgatctagagaagatctctGTGGAGGATTGGGCCAAAGttcctcctgcagtgtgtgcaaacctggtgaaaaactaccggaaacgtttgacctctctaattgcaaacaaaggctgctgtaccaaatattaacattgattttctcaggtgttcaaatgctaatttgcagctgtatcatacaaataaatagctctaaaaaatcatacattgcgacttctggattttcttttagattatgtctctcacagcgGACACCCACCCACGATGACAACCCCAGACCCCCACACGACTTCCAAATGGGAGAACATAagaaatagcagggtgttcaaatactcatCTTCCTCACTGCTTATGATTTATATCTGTACAACACCTAGTAGTAGAAACCTTAATAACTCCTGACATCGTTGGGATTTTCCTTTTCTGTCAGTGTATAAAACTCAGTGCCAAAATAACTTATGGCGCATATGTTATAAGCCATGCTGGCTTTACATGTAGTCTGTGTCTATAACAGGAAGTGCCTACTGTTAGCCGCTGGAGTAAATACATTGATCGAACATCTGAAGATCCAAAACAAGAGGAAGAtgagaaagaagaagaaaataTTTACATGGAAAGAGAGACATTCAGGAACCGAGGACCTAGGTTAGTTACGTGTTATGATATActccatttaaataaaaatccagataatttactcacctccaCCCCCAccgtcatccaagatgtttatgtctttctttgttcagtcgagaagaaattcgtttttttaggaaaacattctgGATTtatctccatatagtggacctcaacagtttacagtttcgatgcagtttaaaagtacatatgtaacacgtgaccttttgatGTGATTATGTAATACGCAAGGCCACTCTGGCACATCACAAGGCaaaatgagaagttgtggttaagaagtacttattttgaatttattttgACACACAAAATGACGATCgatttgctagataagacccttatgcctcagtttggattgtttagagccctttaaagctgcattgaaactgtaaactgttgaggtagACTAAAGTCcaatatatggagaaaaatcctggaatgtttttccgtaaaaaaacttaaattcttctcgactgaacacaaagaaagacataaacttcttggatgacatgggggggtataatttttttttaataaaagtggAATATTTCTTTAATGTACTTAATGTACAGTGTTACAATACTGGCTTAAAAAATACTGatctgttttgtgtgtttgtttttttttagactACATGATTTCTTTATTATCAATAGTAACTACCAATACATATTTTacagaaaaagaaaattggtttcCAAATTAAATTCTGTCGATTCCCCTTCTGGTAACTTTGAGCATGATGAGTCATGGACAGGTTGTCTGGATGTTAAGAGACGCTCATACCaggtaaaattattttttatgcaatgcattaatgtatatccacaaatattatttgatctttgtaaaaaaaaattctttagaAAGAAAAATATAATGTAGTTCAAACAGTTTCTGGTGTTTTTTGAGATCTTGACCCAGTTTTTGTTTCCATTCCAGCCATCACAGCCTGACAGGAAGTTGAGTTCATCAAGAAGTAATggacatttttctaaatattcaCACCAAGACAATGCAAAAGATGTCTCATCCCCTAGCACACATCTTCCATCATCCCCTCCGGCTGTTTCCAGCTACCATACAGCCGCCACCGGTTACACATACACGGCCGGAAACTCTAAAAACTGCCAGCAAAACTCCTCACATACCCAGCCAGGAGCTGATGTACCCAAACATCTCCCCCTGCCCAACAGGGTCATATCTGCACCTTCATCTAATCGAACATCTGAATCCAAATTGGGGAGCACGGCCTCCAAATGGAATAAATTCCTCACTGTTGTCCCAACTCAAGAAGAAGAAGATGATGGTGTGGATGATAATTTATCAACAGTGGTGCCTGAATCAACAGACATTCATTATCAAGAACTAAGATCTCCACTGGTTGGGAAGACAGAAGTAGGAAGGCAGATGTCTGTTGGTGACGTTTGTATGGATGGAAATTTCCACAGTCGTGTATTTAGCTCTGAACAAGCTGTCTGTCAGCCTCCGCTAACCAAGAAATCTTGTCCTGGCCTTTCTTTAAACTCGCTGTTCTTTACTGATGAAGACTTTGATGacacattttaatctgtttgaATTCACTACTACTGAATATATGTTAAGAATGCTTGGATAACAGCTTTATTctacaatacttgtactttcaTTTAAGCAGCTTAATAAATTTAACTAAATGTCATCAATtttcattaattaattaattaatttaattgacAATCTTCAAAATAATTCAAACACAAATAATATTTtagattaatattttattagggATAGAAAAGACAGGAATTTTAGAAGACCTAATATTTACTTAATTCCATCTGTTTATTCTACCTAGTAATACAAACATCACAGGTTTCTGCCTCGTctaacaaaatatgtttgtgttAAGGAAATGCACACAGAACTTCTATGTCATTATGTCACTAATCAACAACCTGAAAGTAATTTGCATACATGATATAAAGATCTTTCTTATTACTATTTTGCATAAAACCCAATAACGGAATTAAGTATATGCTAGTCACCCGAGTAATCTGTATTGTTAACATTATAATAAGAAATTGTCATTGAAAAAGTATAGAAAGACTCTATTGGTAGAAAATGCTCTAGTATTGGCAGGAACTTCAAACATTGAGTAAATATAGCCCAGATCTTCTGTATTCCTGTGCTTTTCTTTTACTTCTTTGGGCCATGTGGTTTAGAGAATTGAATGGTGTCCAGAGCACCTCCAATGTCGTAATTTTTGGCATGGAGGAGTCTGGTGAGCCAGCCGCCCTCATCAGTAAAGCCCATGGAGAGCATCTGAGAAAGGGACTCCACCAGCTTAGGGTCTGCATCTGAGCGAGAAGAGATTAAAGATTAGGTTACTTGAATTTTTTTGGTTTTGCTATGATGACATCTGAATGTGGTTTTTGAGCATGCTTTACCTTGGGGAAGGTGTGGATAAAGAGCTGCCTCACGTAGACCTGTCGGACCCTGTGTGGAACCTGTGCTGGAGGCGGTGCTTAGAGGAGCTGCTTTATCATCTGCCCCATCCGGCTCTATCTTGAGGGACTGCAGCTCTCCTGTGGAGGGGTCGACTTCTTTGGAGCTGAGATGGG from Misgurnus anguillicaudatus chromosome 16, ASM2758022v2, whole genome shotgun sequence carries:
- the mrnip gene encoding MRN complex-interacting protein isoform X2 — encoded protein: MAHHEYGRGAAADCRRHVQKLNSLRGELLEVNREKVLSQWEHDKDDQNASVNEDLDAHHESEEVPTVSRWSKYIDRTSEDPKQEEDEKEEENIYMERETFRNRGPRKRKLVSKLNSVDSPSGNFEHDESWTGCLDVKRRSYQPSQPDRKLSSSRSNGHFSKYSHQDNAKDVSSPSTHLPSSPPAVSSYHTAATGYTYTAGNSKNCQQNSSHTQPGADVPKHLPLPNRVISAPSSNRTSESKLGSTASKWNKFLTVVPTQEEEDDGVDDNLSTVVPESTDIHYQELRSPLVGKTEVGRQMSVGDVCMDGNFHSRVFSSEQAVCQPPLTKKSCPGLSLNSLFFTDEDFDDTF
- the mrnip gene encoding MRN complex-interacting protein isoform X1, producing MVQEFHVLRCFSCQTFQVQQVKKSKKWECKVCGEKQSVLKEYGRGAAADCRRHVQKLNSLRGELLEVNREKVLSQWEHDKDDQNASVNEDLDAHHESEEVPTVSRWSKYIDRTSEDPKQEEDEKEEENIYMERETFRNRGPRKRKLVSKLNSVDSPSGNFEHDESWTGCLDVKRRSYQPSQPDRKLSSSRSNGHFSKYSHQDNAKDVSSPSTHLPSSPPAVSSYHTAATGYTYTAGNSKNCQQNSSHTQPGADVPKHLPLPNRVISAPSSNRTSESKLGSTASKWNKFLTVVPTQEEEDDGVDDNLSTVVPESTDIHYQELRSPLVGKTEVGRQMSVGDVCMDGNFHSRVFSSEQAVCQPPLTKKSCPGLSLNSLFFTDEDFDDTF